A window from Cryobacterium sp. PAMC25264 encodes these proteins:
- a CDS encoding sensor histidine kinase: MSSIAVRATPTPRDPTPPTSIGDGLPHSALTPVFSGLRIGLHVLIVVLTGLVIVLTLWDAAPDAALIVALALVFLASYAGGGRLARTRPRGWVVPVWMALLLVEWLALTLLTEDAAFIVFPLFFLQLHVLPLRAGIPLVLLSVFLTIWSMSLHVGLSLGATLGPIVAAGVAVAVGLGYRALLREAGERQTLIDDLLATRAELAATARDAGTLAERQRLAREIHDTVAQGLSSIQLLLHAAERTVTDPAALDHLRLARDTAAANLQETRRFIRELTPPALDAQTLPGALARLAAAIQRPTPTGGRATRVSLHVTGDAVALPMSLETTLLRIAQGSLANVAQHADAGRAEITLSYMTDEVTLDIVDDGRGFTLTDAAAQSPDSFGLVAIRQRVEQLGGSFVLESAPGQGTAVAVTFPTGQVAA, from the coding sequence ATGTCCAGCATCGCCGTGCGCGCCACCCCGACCCCTCGGGACCCCACCCCGCCCACCAGCATCGGCGACGGCCTGCCGCATTCCGCCCTGACCCCGGTCTTCTCGGGGCTGCGGATCGGCCTGCACGTGCTGATCGTGGTGCTGACGGGGCTGGTGATCGTTCTCACCCTGTGGGACGCGGCCCCGGATGCGGCTCTCATCGTGGCGTTGGCCCTCGTGTTCCTCGCCAGCTACGCCGGCGGTGGCCGCCTGGCCCGGACCCGGCCGCGCGGCTGGGTCGTGCCGGTCTGGATGGCGTTGCTGCTGGTCGAGTGGCTCGCGCTGACCCTGTTGACCGAGGATGCCGCCTTCATCGTCTTCCCCCTGTTCTTCCTCCAGTTGCACGTGCTGCCCCTCAGGGCGGGCATTCCGCTGGTGCTGCTGAGCGTGTTCCTGACGATCTGGTCGATGAGCCTGCACGTGGGCCTGAGCCTGGGCGCGACCCTGGGGCCGATCGTGGCCGCGGGAGTGGCCGTCGCGGTCGGGCTGGGCTACCGGGCGCTGCTGCGGGAGGCCGGCGAACGACAGACTCTCATCGACGACCTGCTGGCCACCCGGGCCGAACTCGCCGCCACCGCCAGGGATGCCGGCACCCTCGCCGAACGGCAGCGCCTGGCCCGGGAGATCCACGACACTGTCGCGCAGGGACTCTCGAGCATCCAACTGTTGTTGCACGCTGCCGAGCGCACCGTCACCGACCCGGCCGCCCTCGACCACCTGCGACTGGCCAGGGACACGGCGGCGGCGAATCTGCAGGAGACCCGCCGGTTCATCCGCGAACTCACCCCTCCGGCCCTGGACGCCCAGACTCTGCCCGGCGCCCTGGCCAGGCTCGCGGCTGCGATTCAGCGCCCGACGCCCACCGGCGGACGCGCCACCCGGGTGAGCCTGCACGTCACCGGGGACGCCGTCGCCCTGCCGATGTCGTTGGAAACCACCCTGCTGCGCATCGCTCAGGGGTCGCTGGCCAACGTCGCCCAGCACGCCGATGCCGGTCGGGCCGAGATCACGCTGAGCTACATGACCGACGAGGTGACCCTGGACATCGTCGATGACGGCCGGGGCTTCACTCTCACCGATGCGGCCGCCCAGAGCCCTGACTCGTTCGGGCTGGTCGCCATCAGGCAACGGGTGGAGCAACTCGGCGGCAGCTTCGTGCTCGAGTCCGCGCCCGGTCAGGGCACTGCCGTGGCCGTAACCTTCCCGACCGGGCAGGTGGCGGCATGA
- a CDS encoding alpha/beta fold hydrolase, translating to MPVPVVLVHGIRTSASMWRHQCEMLAAAGHPVLAIDLPGHGSRLGEEFTVAGALAAIDAGVDALGGQVVLVGLSLGGYYATAYAARHPDRVLALVAVGSAFEPGGPGLAGYRLLARLIHRLPDRGLRLHTFLVRRMLPPAGAADALAGGVALEVMDAGLRETGTLTPLTDLRAYPGRVWLVNGAWDHFRLHQKRFLHASRHGTLVTVPGAGHLVSLHRPLRFDRVLGRILAEVDAHPGRDQPDSVHGRPG from the coding sequence GTGCCGGTCCCGGTCGTGTTGGTGCACGGCATCCGCACGTCGGCCAGCATGTGGCGGCACCAGTGCGAGATGCTGGCCGCGGCCGGCCACCCGGTGCTCGCCATCGACCTGCCCGGGCACGGGTCGAGGCTGGGCGAGGAGTTCACCGTGGCCGGGGCCCTTGCTGCCATCGATGCCGGCGTCGACGCTCTCGGCGGCCAGGTCGTGCTCGTGGGCCTCTCGCTCGGCGGGTATTACGCCACCGCCTATGCCGCCCGGCACCCGGACCGGGTGCTCGCCCTCGTGGCCGTGGGGTCGGCGTTCGAACCCGGTGGGCCCGGCCTGGCCGGCTACAGGCTGCTCGCCCGGCTGATCCACCGGCTGCCCGACCGCGGACTCCGGTTGCACACGTTCCTGGTACGACGGATGCTCCCGCCAGCCGGCGCCGCCGATGCCCTCGCCGGCGGCGTGGCCCTGGAGGTCATGGACGCGGGGTTGCGGGAGACGGGGACGCTGACGCCGCTGACCGATCTGAGGGCCTATCCGGGCCGGGTCTGGCTGGTCAACGGGGCATGGGACCATTTCAGGCTGCACCAGAAACGCTTCCTGCACGCGAGTCGGCACGGCACCCTCGTGACGGTTCCCGGTGCCGGCCACCTGGTGAGCCTGCACCGCCCGCTCCGGTTCGATAGAGTGCTCGGACGGATCCTGGCCGAGGTGGACGCACACCCAGGACGAGATCAGCCGGATTCGGTGCATGGTCGGCCCGGATAG
- a CDS encoding response regulator transcription factor, with product MIRVLLADDHPVVRAGLRALLGAEPDLVVDLEAGTAEEAVTLAASGRVDVVLMDLQFGGAAPGAPTQTGTMQGAEATRRVRAVPGAPHVLILTNYDTDADILGAIEAGASGYLLKDAPPAELIAAVRAAAAGQSALAPAIVTRLADRSRVPESRLSPREVEVLGLVAAGRSNRQIGQDLFLSEATVKSHLVHIFGKLGVGSRTSAVASARASGTIRGA from the coding sequence ATGATCCGGGTGCTGCTCGCGGACGACCACCCCGTGGTGCGGGCTGGCCTGCGGGCCCTGCTCGGCGCGGAGCCCGACCTGGTCGTGGACCTCGAGGCCGGCACGGCCGAGGAGGCGGTGACACTGGCGGCCTCCGGACGGGTCGATGTCGTGCTCATGGACCTGCAGTTCGGCGGGGCAGCGCCCGGCGCCCCAACGCAGACGGGAACCATGCAGGGGGCCGAGGCCACCCGGCGGGTGCGCGCGGTTCCCGGCGCCCCGCACGTGTTGATACTGACGAATTACGACACGGATGCCGACATCCTCGGTGCCATCGAGGCCGGCGCCAGCGGCTACCTGCTCAAGGACGCCCCGCCGGCCGAGCTCATCGCGGCCGTGCGCGCGGCTGCGGCCGGCCAGAGCGCCCTCGCGCCGGCCATCGTGACCCGCCTGGCCGACCGCTCCAGGGTTCCGGAGAGCCGGCTCTCCCCGCGCGAGGTCGAGGTGCTCGGGCTCGTCGCCGCCGGCCGGTCCAACCGGCAGATCGGGCAGGACCTGTTCCTCAGCGAGGCCACCGTGAAGTCCCACCTGGTGCACATCTTCGGCAAGCTCGGGGTGGGTTCGCGTACCTCAGCGGTGGCCAGCGCCCGGGCGTCCGGAACCATCAGGGGAGCCTGA